A part of Bacillus thuringiensis genomic DNA contains:
- a CDS encoding sensor histidine kinase — protein sequence MIRSLYIRVVLTFLVSIIGGTIISFFVSTWIFEDKLNENAQINLRNFGQDIVRIYKTLPLHEADLFVSEMKQLDSYYIRIYEATGQFKSYGKLHGHKPASVTMEQLKKVLDGGVVQDTPNGIATVLLGLPLKTEMGTKAIFLESLAPPSASFVIKWALVFATCSLIAGSLLILVASVFLVRPIKKLTKATKRIASGDFNVKLNIKQTSELGTLARSFEEMMHDLQQLEQMRREFVTNVSHEVQSPLTSISGYALVLKESELSEYERSRYLDIIIAEAKRMSKMSDSLLKLSLLESQSKQLRLVTLSLDEQIRRIIVAIQPQWSARDIHFELDLQTVKVTADHDLLNQVWTNILRNSIKFSEDAGVINVSIKQDIKNVKILISDTGIGIHLDDQKRIFERFFKADRSHSRKYDGSGMGLAIVKQIVSLHQGDIRVKSEPGQGTTFIVTLPITTPTD from the coding sequence ATGATCAGATCGTTATATATACGTGTTGTCCTGACATTTTTAGTCTCCATCATCGGGGGCACGATCATTTCTTTTTTTGTGTCAACTTGGATATTCGAAGATAAATTGAACGAAAATGCTCAAATCAACTTACGTAACTTTGGCCAAGACATCGTCCGGATTTACAAGACCCTTCCGTTACATGAAGCGGACTTGTTCGTAAGTGAAATGAAGCAGCTCGATTCTTATTATATTCGAATTTACGAAGCAACGGGTCAGTTCAAGTCTTACGGTAAACTTCACGGACACAAACCTGCGTCTGTGACGATGGAGCAACTAAAGAAAGTATTAGATGGAGGTGTTGTTCAGGACACTCCTAATGGTATTGCCACGGTCCTCTTAGGGTTGCCGTTGAAAACGGAAATGGGAACGAAAGCGATATTTTTGGAATCGCTCGCCCCTCCTTCAGCCTCTTTTGTCATAAAGTGGGCATTGGTCTTTGCAACATGTTCGTTGATTGCAGGAAGCTTATTGATTCTAGTTGCCTCTGTATTCCTGGTAAGACCGATCAAAAAGCTGACAAAAGCGACCAAGCGGATAGCATCTGGAGATTTCAACGTCAAGTTGAATATTAAGCAAACGAGTGAGCTGGGTACTTTGGCTCGTAGCTTCGAAGAAATGATGCACGATCTGCAGCAACTTGAGCAGATGCGCAGGGAATTCGTAACGAACGTGTCACACGAGGTTCAGTCTCCGCTCACTTCGATATCTGGTTATGCTCTAGTGCTTAAGGAGTCTGAACTTTCAGAATACGAACGAAGCCGTTATCTTGATATTATCATCGCTGAAGCGAAAAGGATGTCCAAAATGAGCGATAGCCTGCTAAAACTGAGTTTGCTTGAATCGCAGTCAAAGCAACTGCGGCTCGTCACGCTCAGCCTCGATGAACAAATCCGACGGATAATCGTGGCAATCCAGCCACAATGGTCTGCTCGCGATATACATTTTGAGCTTGATTTACAGACAGTTAAAGTAACGGCTGATCATGACCTGTTAAATCAGGTATGGACGAATATCCTCAGAAATAGCATCAAATTTTCCGAGGATGCCGGCGTGATTAACGTAAGCATCAAACAAGATATCAAAAACGTGAAAATCCTAATATCCGACACTGGTATTGGTATTCACCTTGACGACCAGAAGCGTATATTCGAGCGTTTTTTTAAGGCCGATCGTTCCCACAGTCGGAAGTATGACGGAAGTGGTATGGGACTCGCTATCGTTAAACAAATCGTGTCGCTTCATCAAGGTGACATCCGAGTGAAAAGTGAACCTGGTCAAGGAACGACCTTCATTGTCACCTTGCCAATCACTACACCAACAGATTAG
- a CDS encoding NAD-dependent epimerase/dehydratase family protein, whose product MQKILVTGAAGKIGQDVTRFLDKQGNYQLRLADINLSALETFKDTNHEIIYLDVSDLAACQEFTKGIDIVIHLAGNPSPNADFYGSLLENHIKGTYNIFRAASDNNVSKVIVASSAQTIEGYPLDYQPHVYSPTRPKNMYGVSKCFAEAVASYFAYEEGLQILAIRIGAYDDYNPYGKPLTARDMSAYLSPEDFMDLLLKSMTAKNLPPFSILHGVSNNRFKRIDIEGTRKLVGYSPSSDAFVLSGIKFFDS is encoded by the coding sequence ATGCAAAAAATTTTAGTTACAGGTGCTGCAGGTAAGATTGGCCAGGATGTTACAAGGTTCCTAGATAAGCAAGGGAATTACCAGTTACGGCTAGCAGATATTAACTTATCTGCTTTAGAAACTTTTAAAGATACAAATCACGAAATTATATATTTAGATGTTTCTGATTTAGCTGCTTGTCAAGAATTTACGAAAGGTATAGATATAGTTATACACTTGGCAGGTAATCCTTCACCAAATGCTGATTTTTATGGCTCCTTATTAGAAAATCATATAAAGGGAACCTATAATATTTTTAGAGCTGCTAGTGATAATAATGTATCCAAAGTGATAGTTGCTTCCAGTGCTCAAACAATTGAAGGCTATCCTTTGGATTATCAACCACATGTTTATTCACCCACGAGACCCAAAAATATGTACGGGGTAAGTAAATGTTTTGCAGAGGCTGTTGCTTCTTATTTTGCTTATGAAGAAGGGTTACAAATTCTTGCTATTCGTATAGGTGCATATGATGATTATAATCCATATGGTAAACCACTAACAGCTAGAGATATGAGTGCATACTTAAGCCCAGAAGATTTTATGGACCTTCTCTTAAAGTCGATGACGGCAAAGAACTTACCTCCATTTTCAATTTTACATGGTGTATCTAACAACAGGTTTAAACGAATTGATATTGAAGGAACAAGAAAGTTAGTTGGTTATAGCCCAAGTTCTGATGCTTTTGTACTAAGTGGTATTAAGTTCTTTGATTCTTGA
- a CDS encoding LysR family transcriptional regulator — MTLTKYEIFNKVVELNSFTKAAEVLGFTQSAVSHAISSLEKEFSFPLFIRNHSTLTLTKNAEELLITVRKILYYNNMLKQEVAAINGFQKGTVRVGVFSSVSKNWIPGILKKMEEKFPNIEIELLEGNYAEVENWLQNGRLDCGFINNDTYFESFEKSFEIVQLKRDRLLCVVSNQSPLCKENQVSMQQIENVPFIMPTYQCYDDIQKIFRENKVSPNIRFENMNEYSVISMVENNLGISILPEMIIPTSKISFTAIPLESDSYRTIGLAIRKPTALATKKFSEITKRWVSFESI; from the coding sequence GTGACTTTAACAAAATATGAAATATTTAACAAAGTGGTAGAACTCAATAGTTTTACAAAAGCTGCAGAAGTGTTAGGTTTCACCCAATCTGCTGTAAGTCATGCAATTAGCAGTTTGGAAAAAGAGTTTTCCTTTCCTTTATTTATTCGTAATCACTCTACTTTAACATTGACCAAAAATGCAGAGGAGCTTTTAATTACCGTTCGGAAAATTTTATACTATAACAACATGCTGAAGCAGGAAGTAGCCGCTATCAATGGGTTCCAAAAAGGAACAGTAAGAGTGGGGGTTTTTTCGAGTGTTTCTAAAAACTGGATTCCTGGTATTCTTAAAAAAATGGAGGAAAAGTTTCCAAATATTGAAATCGAATTACTGGAAGGAAACTATGCTGAGGTTGAGAATTGGTTACAAAACGGGAGATTAGATTGTGGATTTATTAATAATGATACTTACTTTGAATCATTTGAAAAATCCTTTGAAATCGTACAATTGAAGAGGGATCGACTTTTATGTGTTGTATCTAACCAATCCCCATTATGTAAGGAAAACCAAGTATCAATGCAACAAATAGAAAATGTACCTTTTATTATGCCAACATATCAGTGTTATGATGATATTCAAAAAATATTTAGGGAGAATAAAGTTAGCCCCAATATTCGATTCGAAAATATGAATGAATACTCAGTGATCTCCATGGTGGAGAATAATCTAGGAATTAGTATATTGCCAGAAATGATTATACCGACATCAAAAATTTCTTTTACAGCCATTCCACTTGAAAGTGATAGCTATCGAACTATTGGATTAGCTATAAGAAAACCAACCGCACTCGCGACTAAGAAATTTTCTGAGATTACTAAAAGGTGGGTATCATTTGAATCAATTTAA
- a CDS encoding alpha/beta hydrolase, producing MTQQEEKKTLSGMKIKKVRNILLKIIGAIVLGIVLFLGIVYIVNVMSSHSEQKRIVPYGQHVSVDGKNMNVLIQGEGEETIVLLPGYGTATPGLDFKLLIDELSPFYKVVAVEPFGYGLSDETVKERTTENMVSEVHEALQQLNINRYMLMGHSITGIYGIDYVNKYPNEVTAFVGIDSSVATQPGMDSNFPLKTFAYLKKSGLLRLTMKISADPYAGLAFDEKTVEQMKMISNKNMYNDTTLNEMDHISSNFKGAQGLTFPKYLPLLLFVQANNEGVAGWIPLHEGQIKDSVHGKVVTMDGSHYLHHTKFKEIAENVRLFMNEVK from the coding sequence GTGACACAACAAGAGGAAAAGAAAACGCTGAGTGGAATGAAAATAAAGAAAGTGCGAAACATCTTACTTAAAATCATAGGAGCAATCGTTCTAGGCATTGTACTTTTTTTAGGTATTGTTTATATCGTAAATGTGATGAGTAGTCATTCGGAGCAAAAACGAATAGTGCCCTACGGGCAGCACGTATCTGTAGACGGGAAAAACATGAATGTGCTAATTCAAGGCGAGGGCGAGGAAACCATCGTGCTCCTGCCTGGTTATGGAACAGCTACTCCAGGGCTTGATTTTAAGCTTCTTATCGATGAATTATCTCCATTTTACAAAGTTGTTGCGGTAGAGCCTTTCGGTTATGGATTAAGTGATGAAACTGTAAAAGAGCGAACCACGGAGAATATGGTAAGTGAAGTTCATGAAGCTCTACAGCAGCTTAATATTAACAGATACATGCTCATGGGCCACTCCATTACAGGCATTTATGGAATTGATTATGTGAACAAATATCCAAACGAGGTGACTGCATTTGTCGGAATCGATAGCAGTGTTGCAACACAACCGGGTATGGATAGCAATTTCCCATTAAAAACGTTTGCATACCTCAAAAAATCAGGTCTCTTAAGATTGACTATGAAAATCAGTGCTGACCCCTATGCTGGACTGGCATTTGATGAAAAAACCGTAGAGCAAATGAAAATGATTTCGAATAAAAACATGTATAATGACACAACTTTGAATGAGATGGACCATATTTCGTCTAATTTTAAAGGTGCTCAAGGTTTAACCTTCCCTAAATATCTTCCACTTCTTCTCTTTGTACAAGCGAATAATGAAGGTGTAGCAGGATGGATACCTCTGCATGAAGGGCAGATCAAAGACTCGGTACACGGAAAAGTAGTAACCATGGATGGATCACATTATTTACACCATACCAAATTCAAAGAAATCGCTGAAAACGTTAGACTATTTATGAATGAAGTAAAGTAA
- a CDS encoding response regulator transcription factor: MPTILVADDDANIRELVCLFLRNDGFTTVEAADGKEALAVYISTNVDLVVLDIMMPIMDGWTLIKELRRANPDLPLLMLTARGETWEKVKGFELGTDDYLTKPFDPLELTVRVRALLKRYKIGSTQTIHFGNVILDRQTYKVMKGTESLTLPLKEFELLYKLAGTPGQVYTRVQLIDQIWGIDYAGDDRTVDVHIKRLRERFATTPDFRIETVRGLGYRLEVYE; encoded by the coding sequence ATGCCTACTATACTAGTTGCTGACGACGATGCGAACATTCGCGAACTCGTCTGTTTATTTCTACGCAACGACGGATTCACAACAGTTGAAGCAGCGGACGGCAAGGAAGCACTGGCCGTCTACATCTCAACGAATGTCGATCTTGTCGTACTTGACATTATGATGCCGATTATGGATGGTTGGACGTTAATCAAGGAGCTCCGAAGAGCCAATCCTGATCTACCTTTACTTATGCTGACTGCGAGAGGAGAAACCTGGGAGAAAGTGAAAGGTTTCGAACTTGGGACGGACGATTATTTAACCAAACCATTCGATCCGTTAGAGTTGACGGTTCGTGTTAGGGCACTACTCAAACGATACAAGATTGGCTCCACGCAGACGATCCATTTCGGAAACGTCATCCTTGATCGACAGACCTATAAGGTGATGAAAGGGACGGAGTCGCTTACATTGCCGCTAAAGGAGTTCGAATTACTGTATAAGCTCGCTGGAACACCCGGACAAGTCTATACGCGCGTGCAGTTGATCGATCAGATTTGGGGTATCGATTACGCCGGAGATGATCGAACGGTTGACGTACATATTAAACGGCTGCGTGAACGGTTCGCGACAACACCCGATTTTCGGATCGAAACGGTGCGCGGGCTTGGGTATCGGCTTGAGGTTTATGAATGA